A stretch of the Coprobacillus cateniformis genome encodes the following:
- a CDS encoding GGDEF domain-containing protein, with protein MRNPLMKKSIIITIISLVIFSFLATLYTNNLSRNLYDETNEFLKEIAIQTASSINNRMNENITQLDTIALMIHTNNTVEKKLLDYLNELAIESNIKRFGIADLAGNVRTSDQQVFNIKDRDYFQKSLHGEKVKSNSMKDFVDGEQIIVYSVPLYNKDDQINGVFFATYDTVKLSKTLDNASFNNTGYSFIFNESGDIILLSTQAEDVKNIKTIQDLSQQKDIKIESIDKQGSGIISFTDHNNSHNYFTYANIKNNDWLVASVFPQEVVTDRIQNLIITAFITWLLIGLGSAFLLSYTYFIQKKNKLQLTKLAFEDSLTQHYNFNKFIELCKNNSHLDQYVLINCDIKGFKWFNEIYGEDIANNLLMTIMKCIDNKCHMDELCCRQKDDHFAILFKKNNPDKLRERLFNLADQIRYEFNKLQATSQFYFHFGVYEIIDKDIDIKVAFQKTQYIKNDFKQLSQDDVILYQEDVFQKDLHDQQIEKDFLNALENQDFKVYIQPKVDIKTGNVLTGEALVRWQNAEHGLISPGVFIPIFEKNGMLESLDVYVFQQILRTLEHWRHNYHKDIGISVNVSRTYLFNEGFIDQFIQLVLRHDIHPSQIEVEITETTALNHKSELIDILNKLRKHEIRVALDDFGSGYSSLNMLKDFPIDVVKIDQEFFKTTSSTYLRSHIIIEEVIELCHKLNIVVVAEGVETQEQKDFLVKHHCNYIQGYYYYKPMPIQEFEDLFIKNAD; from the coding sequence GTGCGAAATCCATTAATGAAGAAGTCTATTATTATAACAATTATTTCACTTGTTATATTTAGTTTTTTAGCAACTCTTTATACAAACAATTTATCACGTAATCTATATGATGAAACTAACGAGTTCCTCAAGGAAATAGCTATCCAAACTGCATCATCAATCAATAACAGAATGAATGAAAATATTACTCAGCTAGATACAATTGCTTTAATGATTCATACCAATAATACAGTTGAAAAAAAATTACTAGATTATCTCAATGAACTTGCTATTGAAAGTAACATTAAGCGTTTTGGCATTGCTGATCTTGCTGGTAATGTTAGAACATCTGATCAACAAGTTTTTAACATCAAAGATCGAGACTATTTCCAAAAATCACTTCATGGTGAAAAAGTTAAATCAAATAGTATGAAAGATTTTGTAGATGGTGAACAGATTATTGTTTATTCCGTTCCTTTATATAATAAAGATGATCAGATAAATGGTGTGTTTTTTGCAACTTATGATACCGTTAAATTATCGAAGACACTAGACAATGCCTCTTTTAACAATACTGGATATTCATTTATATTTAATGAATCAGGAGACATTATTCTTTTATCTACACAAGCAGAAGATGTTAAGAATATAAAAACTATTCAAGATTTGTCCCAACAAAAAGATATTAAGATTGAAAGTATTGATAAACAAGGTTCTGGAATTATAAGTTTTACTGATCATAACAATTCTCATAATTACTTTACATATGCCAATATTAAAAATAACGACTGGTTAGTAGCTTCAGTTTTCCCTCAAGAAGTTGTCACTGATAGAATACAAAATTTAATTATAACAGCTTTTATTACATGGTTACTCATTGGTTTAGGAAGTGCTTTTCTATTAAGTTATACTTACTTTATCCAAAAGAAAAATAAACTTCAGCTTACAAAATTAGCATTTGAAGATTCACTAACTCAGCATTATAACTTTAATAAGTTTATTGAACTTTGTAAAAATAATTCACATTTAGATCAATATGTCCTTATCAATTGTGATATTAAAGGATTTAAATGGTTTAATGAAATCTATGGTGAAGATATTGCAAACAATTTATTAATGACAATTATGAAATGTATAGATAATAAATGTCATATGGATGAACTATGCTGTCGTCAGAAAGATGATCACTTTGCTATTCTATTCAAAAAGAATAATCCTGATAAATTAAGAGAGAGATTATTTAATTTAGCAGATCAGATTCGTTATGAATTTAATAAGCTCCAGGCGACTTCACAATTTTATTTTCATTTTGGGGTTTATGAAATTATTGATAAAGATATTGATATAAAAGTTGCTTTTCAAAAAACTCAATATATTAAAAATGATTTTAAGCAATTATCACAAGATGATGTCATTCTTTATCAAGAAGATGTTTTCCAAAAAGATTTACATGATCAACAAATAGAAAAAGATTTTCTTAATGCTTTAGAAAATCAAGATTTTAAAGTATATATTCAACCAAAAGTTGATATCAAAACAGGTAATGTATTAACTGGTGAAGCACTTGTCAGATGGCAGAATGCTGAGCATGGTTTAATTTCTCCAGGAGTGTTTATTCCAATCTTTGAAAAAAATGGAATGCTAGAGTCATTAGATGTATATGTTTTTCAACAGATACTACGAACTTTAGAGCATTGGCGTCATAATTATCATAAAGATATTGGTATTTCAGTAAATGTTTCAAGAACATATTTATTTAATGAGGGATTTATTGATCAGTTTATTCAACTGGTTCTTAGGCATGATATCCACCCAAGTCAAATTGAAGTCGAAATTACTGAAACAACTGCTTTAAATCACAAAAGTGAATTAATTGATATCTTAAATAAACTACGTAAACATGAAATCAGAGTTGCTTTAGATGATTTTGGAAGTGGTTATTCATCATTAAACATGTTAAAGGATTTCCCTATTGATGTTGTAAAAATCGATCAGGAATTCTTTAAAACAACATCATCAACTTATTTAAGAAGTCATATTATTATAGAAGAAGTTATTGAATTATGTCATAAATTAAATATTGTTGTTGTAGCGGAAGGTGTTGAGACACAAGAACAAAAAGATTTCTTAGTAAAGCATCATTGTAATTATATTCAAGGATATTATTACTACAAGCCCATGCCAATTCAGGAATTTGAAGATTTGTTTATCAAAAATGCTGACTAG
- a CDS encoding M42 family metallopeptidase — translation MNNYILQILEDIMAIDSPSGYTKNVITYCEKEAHQLGFQTKRTNKGNLEIFVDGKDDYTVGFCAHVDTLGLMVRSIRNDGTLAFTNVGGPLVPTLDGEYCKIITREQQIYTGTILSNSPAVHVFKDAKSLERSCDTMHIRIDEIVKSKEDVEKLGIQNGDYIAIDTKTTITDSGFIKSRFLDDKMSVAILFGMLKTLSQEKIKPLHNLVLMISTFEEVGHGSSYVPEYISELIAVDMGCIGLDLACSEYDVSICAKDGSGPYDYDMTTRLIELAKKHQLQYAVDIYPFYSSDVSAALRGGNNIKGALIGPGVGASHGMERTHIQAVENTLKLILAYIQ, via the coding sequence ATGAATAATTATATATTACAAATATTAGAGGATATTATGGCAATTGATAGCCCTTCTGGCTATACTAAAAATGTTATAACTTATTGTGAAAAAGAGGCTCATCAATTAGGTTTTCAAACAAAGAGAACAAATAAAGGTAATTTAGAAATTTTTGTTGATGGGAAAGATGATTATACAGTTGGATTTTGTGCTCATGTAGATACATTAGGTTTAATGGTTAGAAGCATTCGAAATGATGGAACTTTGGCTTTTACAAATGTAGGTGGACCCCTTGTTCCAACATTAGATGGTGAATATTGCAAGATTATAACAAGAGAACAACAGATTTACACAGGCACTATTCTTTCTAATTCGCCTGCTGTTCATGTTTTTAAAGATGCAAAATCTTTAGAAAGATCTTGTGATACAATGCATATACGCATTGATGAAATTGTCAAATCAAAAGAGGATGTTGAAAAATTAGGTATTCAAAATGGAGATTATATTGCAATTGATACAAAAACAACAATCACTGATTCTGGTTTTATCAAGTCACGTTTCTTAGATGATAAAATGAGTGTTGCAATCTTATTTGGTATGTTAAAAACATTATCTCAAGAAAAAATAAAACCGCTACATAATCTCGTGTTAATGATTTCAACCTTTGAAGAAGTTGGTCATGGAAGCAGTTATGTTCCAGAATATATTAGTGAACTGATTGCTGTTGATATGGGATGTATTGGTTTAGATCTTGCTTGTAGTGAATATGATGTTAGTATCTGTGCAAAAGATGGAAGTGGTCCATATGATTATGATATGACAACAAGACTCATTGAGCTCGCCAAAAAACATCAATTACAATATGCAGTTGATATTTATCCATTCTATAGCAGTGATGTCTCAGCGGCATTGCGTGGTGGAAATAATATCAAAGGTGCTCTCATTGGACCTGGTGTAGGTGCTTCACATGGTATGGAAAGAACACATATTCAAGCTGTTGAAAACACCTTAAAACTTATCCTTGCTTATATCCAATAA
- a CDS encoding Rrf2 family transcriptional regulator yields the protein MKIRQSFEQAICILLLIGASESPIKSHELSDKLDVSDSYLKKVTRQLVVAGLITSKASKLGGFVLKKRLEDISFFDIFEAIEGKEKFVETTHLVEKVFDPSLKVKETEAVIVDHLNKAEEQYKAKLREITLDHILSAAHSI from the coding sequence ATGAAGATAAGGCAAAGTTTTGAGCAGGCAATATGTATACTACTATTAATTGGAGCAAGTGAATCTCCTATCAAAAGTCATGAGTTAAGTGATAAATTAGATGTATCTGACTCTTATTTGAAAAAAGTGACAAGACAACTTGTTGTTGCAGGACTGATTACTTCAAAAGCAAGTAAATTAGGTGGATTTGTATTAAAGAAGAGATTAGAAGATATTTCTTTCTTTGATATTTTTGAAGCTATTGAAGGGAAAGAGAAGTTTGTTGAAACAACTCATCTTGTAGAAAAGGTTTTTGATCCCTCTTTAAAGGTAAAAGAAACGGAAGCAGTTATTGTGGATCACTTGAATAAAGCAGAAGAACAATATAAAGCGAAACTTCGTGAGATTACATTAGATCATATCTTAAGTGCTGCACATTCAATTTAG
- a CDS encoding YhgE/Pip domain-containing protein: MVKQEWKNIFHNTWIKVVMVAIIAIPSLYACIFLGSMWDPYGNSGAIPVAVVNEDKEVIYNDASLAVGEELVKNLKDNDSMEFHFVNASDALKGLEDSQYYMIITIPNDFSKNATTLLDKQPQKMVLNYTTNPGTNYIASKMDDSAIAKIKAEVSSSVTKTYAESIFKQISVLSNGLGEASDGTNQLTDGVDQLRDGNKTISDNLKVLASSSLTFQDGASTLTKGLKDYTDGIITVNNGVYTLKNGLDTLNDSTGVLATGVNRLNQGAKELQTGVNQYTAGAQQAYEGTQQLIGNNQVLQKGTELLGQATQTLSAGVNDLESKVSAAQTSLSSYLELYNTLKSSNLALANSLKDSGLDAATVSSITGGKVTTELPSFEKMLLQMNDSVSELNTAVKTQLKPGTQELNAKVNGGSYTTLNSQHQPVQVTVDQKQSLVYGVKSYLAGASQINNGLKDLTANNQFLTKGSQELAEGTELLVKQTPTLMSGVKALDSGASDLYKGTSALVSNNSTILNGSKALSTGANQISSGANQLADGSHTLGTGLNTVKTGVSTLNTSLKDGADKSKMTTTDSTFDMMASPVDTTHNEISTVENNGHAMAPYMMSVALYVAGLAFTLMYPVLEGAKEAESGWKYWLSKATVMFTISTIAAIVMISCLRIFNGFEPQQLMQTYLFAILVSAAFMALIVLLNVTTGYIGEFLLLVFMIINLGGSAGTYPLETSAGFFKAIHNFVPYTYSVNGFRKVISMANASLTTEVIVFVGILIGCSVLTILYYHFKKNREKHLIPQAFEKHE, translated from the coding sequence ATGGTGAAACAAGAATGGAAAAATATTTTCCATAATACTTGGATCAAAGTTGTTATGGTAGCTATTATTGCTATACCAAGTCTTTATGCCTGTATTTTCCTAGGTTCTATGTGGGATCCTTATGGGAATTCAGGGGCGATTCCTGTAGCAGTCGTTAATGAAGATAAAGAAGTTATTTACAATGATGCAAGTCTCGCTGTTGGAGAAGAACTTGTTAAGAATCTCAAGGACAATGACTCTATGGAATTTCATTTTGTGAATGCGTCTGATGCATTGAAAGGATTAGAAGATAGTCAATATTATATGATTATCACAATTCCAAATGATTTTTCTAAAAATGCCACAACACTTTTAGATAAGCAACCACAAAAAATGGTCTTGAATTATACAACAAATCCAGGAACCAACTATATTGCTTCAAAAATGGATGATTCAGCAATTGCAAAGATTAAAGCAGAAGTTTCTTCATCGGTCACAAAAACATATGCAGAATCGATTTTTAAACAAATTTCAGTTTTATCTAATGGATTGGGAGAAGCAAGTGATGGGACAAATCAATTAACTGATGGTGTTGATCAATTGCGTGATGGAAATAAAACAATTTCTGATAACCTAAAAGTTTTAGCATCAAGTTCATTAACGTTTCAAGATGGTGCATCAACTCTTACAAAAGGCTTGAAAGATTATACTGATGGTATTATCACTGTAAATAATGGTGTCTATACATTGAAAAATGGTTTAGACACATTAAATGATTCAACTGGTGTATTAGCAACAGGAGTCAATCGTTTGAATCAAGGTGCAAAGGAATTACAGACAGGTGTGAATCAATATACAGCAGGAGCCCAACAGGCTTATGAAGGTACACAACAATTGATTGGAAATAACCAAGTATTACAAAAAGGAACAGAATTACTTGGTCAGGCAACTCAAACATTATCTGCTGGAGTGAATGATTTAGAAAGTAAAGTATCAGCTGCACAGACGAGTTTGTCAAGCTACCTTGAACTCTATAATACACTTAAGAGTAGCAATCTTGCTTTAGCAAATAGTTTGAAAGATTCTGGTTTAGATGCAGCAACTGTAAGTTCAATAACTGGTGGGAAAGTCACAACTGAACTGCCATCTTTTGAGAAGATGTTACTCCAAATGAATGATAGTGTAAGTGAACTGAACACCGCTGTGAAGACTCAACTGAAACCAGGAACTCAAGAACTCAATGCAAAAGTTAATGGTGGCAGTTATACAACTCTTAATTCACAACATCAACCTGTTCAAGTGACTGTTGATCAAAAACAAAGTCTTGTTTATGGTGTTAAAAGTTATTTAGCAGGAGCATCACAAATAAATAATGGATTAAAGGATTTAACAGCAAACAACCAATTTTTGACCAAAGGTAGCCAAGAATTGGCTGAAGGAACAGAGTTACTTGTTAAGCAAACACCAACATTAATGAGTGGTGTCAAAGCATTAGACTCTGGTGCTTCAGATTTATATAAAGGGACATCAGCTTTAGTTTCTAATAACTCTACAATATTAAATGGGTCAAAAGCTTTGTCAACTGGTGCTAATCAAATCAGTAGTGGTGCTAATCAATTAGCTGATGGGTCTCATACACTAGGGACAGGTTTAAATACTGTTAAAACGGGTGTATCAACTTTAAACACAAGTTTAAAGGATGGTGCTGATAAAAGCAAGATGACAACAACAGATTCAACATTTGATATGATGGCTTCACCTGTTGATACAACTCATAATGAGATATCGACTGTTGAAAATAACGGACATGCTATGGCACCTTATATGATGAGTGTAGCTCTTTATGTTGCTGGATTAGCATTTACACTTATGTATCCAGTCTTAGAAGGTGCAAAAGAAGCTGAATCAGGATGGAAATATTGGTTATCAAAAGCAACTGTCATGTTTACTATCTCGACAATTGCAGCTATAGTTATGATCAGTTGTTTAAGAATCTTCAATGGATTTGAACCACAACAACTAATGCAGACTTATTTATTTGCAATCCTTGTATCTGCAGCCTTTATGGCATTAATTGTTTTATTAAATGTAACTACAGGATATATAGGAGAATTTTTATTACTTGTCTTTATGATTATTAACTTGGGTGGTTCAGCAGGAACATATCCATTAGAAACATCTGCTGGATTCTTTAAGGCTATTCATAATTTTGTTCCTTACACATATAGTGTCAATGGGTTCAGAAAAGTGATTAGTATGGCTAATGCTTCTCTTACAACAGAAGTTATAGTCTTTGTTGGAATTTTAATTGGATGCTCAGTTTTAACAATTTTGTATTATCATTTTAAGAAAAATAGAGAAAAGCATCTTATTCCTCAAGCATTTGAAAAACATGAATAG
- a CDS encoding YjjG family noncanonical pyrimidine nucleotidase, with product MSKYTTLLFDADGTLLDFNESERQALIKTFQKYHLFFNEDIKELYEKINAELWKQFENGIIDKKTVLYTRFVKLFQKLDIQLDGIAFEDDYQNELGKGAFLLPHTRDVLEHLSKYYDLYIVTNGVSKTQYNRLYKSHIDKYFINIFVSEDIGYQKPMKEYFDYCFARISDFQLKKTLIIGDSLSSDILGGINAGIDTCWIHTAHTNHTTDIIPTYSIRDLRELYDILK from the coding sequence ATGTCTAAATACACTACATTGTTGTTTGATGCTGATGGAACATTATTGGACTTTAATGAATCAGAGCGTCAAGCATTAATAAAGACTTTTCAAAAATATCATCTTTTTTTCAATGAAGATATTAAAGAATTATATGAAAAAATAAATGCTGAATTATGGAAACAGTTTGAAAATGGTATTATTGACAAAAAAACTGTTCTTTATACACGTTTTGTTAAACTTTTTCAAAAATTAGATATTCAACTTGATGGAATTGCATTTGAAGATGATTATCAAAATGAACTTGGCAAAGGAGCATTTTTACTTCCTCATACAAGAGATGTATTAGAACATTTATCTAAGTACTATGATCTTTATATTGTAACGAATGGTGTTTCAAAAACTCAATACAATCGTTTATATAAAAGTCATATAGATAAATATTTTATCAATATATTTGTATCAGAGGATATTGGTTATCAAAAACCAATGAAAGAATATTTTGATTATTGTTTTGCAAGAATATCTGATTTTCAGCTTAAAAAGACATTAATCATAGGAGATTCATTATCAAGTGACATATTAGGAGGCATTAATGCTGGCATAGATACCTGTTGGATTCATACAGCCCATACGAATCATACAACAGATATCATTCCAACTTATTCCATCAGAGATTTAAGAGAATTATATGATATACTAAAATAA
- a CDS encoding superoxide dismutase family protein: MEIKPTSTTTRILTTVINEKPMTFAYVIGEDISGTVCFYPYQGGTIMIYEINGLPKSSKDTGGIYAFHIHEGNTCINDTKVPYEKTKGHFNPNQTQHPYHLGDLPPLFATKGMAWGMIYIDKFKPQDIVNRTLVIHEHPDDFHTQPSGNSGGKIACGEIKFFSK, encoded by the coding sequence ATGGAAATAAAACCTACTTCAACAACAACACGTATTTTAACAACAGTTATTAATGAAAAACCAATGACTTTTGCTTATGTTATAGGAGAAGACATATCAGGAACAGTATGTTTTTATCCTTATCAAGGTGGAACTATTATGATATATGAAATTAATGGTTTACCAAAAAGTTCAAAAGATACTGGCGGTATTTATGCATTTCATATTCATGAAGGAAATACATGTATAAATGATACAAAGGTTCCTTATGAGAAAACGAAAGGACATTTCAATCCAAATCAAACACAACATCCTTATCATCTTGGTGATTTACCACCTTTATTTGCAACAAAAGGAATGGCATGGGGAATGATTTATATAGATAAATTTAAGCCACAGGATATTGTGAATAGAACACTTGTTATTCATGAGCATCCTGATGATTTTCATACGCAGCCTTCTGGAAATTCTGGCGGTAAAATTGCTTGTGGTGAAATCAAATTTTTTTCAAAATAA
- the rnmV gene encoding ribonuclease M5, which translates to MKTIKEVVIVEGKTDTATIQKLFDVQTIETHGLAIDDAVLDLIEQAQKSRGVIVLTDPDYPGMQIRNKIMQRVPEAKHAFVNKKDAIGDKKLGIAEAREEAIISALENLVTFSNDQETISWKEFISLDIIGDKARRLQIYDLFHLGYGNAKTLFKRLNLARITKQDILNKLGESK; encoded by the coding sequence ATGAAAACAATAAAAGAAGTTGTTATTGTTGAAGGAAAAACAGATACAGCAACAATTCAAAAATTATTTGATGTTCAAACAATTGAAACACATGGTTTAGCTATTGATGATGCAGTTCTTGATTTAATTGAGCAAGCGCAAAAATCTAGAGGTGTTATAGTCCTTACAGATCCTGACTATCCAGGCATGCAAATTAGAAACAAGATTATGCAAAGAGTACCAGAAGCTAAACATGCTTTTGTAAATAAAAAAGATGCAATTGGTGACAAGAAGTTAGGAATTGCTGAAGCACGAGAAGAAGCAATAATTAGTGCTCTAGAAAATCTTGTGACTTTTTCTAATGATCAAGAAACCATTTCTTGGAAAGAATTTATATCATTAGATATCATTGGTGATAAGGCAAGACGTTTACAGATTTATGACTTATTTCATCTGGGCTATGGAAATGCCAAAACATTGTTTAAAAGACTTAATCTTGCACGTATCACAAAACAAGATATTTTGAATAAACTGGGTGAGTCAAAATGA
- a CDS encoding RNA 2'-phosphotransferase: MNYVQLGKEISYVLRHHPEKYNLDIDNEGWVDVGDLLNALESRFGLLKEEDIVALMQQSEKERYELKNHRIRAYYGHSFSKKIMKQRNIPPKVLYHGTARRFVSSILTTGLQPMSRQYVHLSQDVETAKQVGMRHDTQPVILMINAQSAFQDGVAFYLGNEKVWLSETIPPQYIEERKQ, from the coding sequence ATGAATTATGTTCAATTGGGTAAAGAAATATCTTATGTTTTAAGACATCATCCTGAAAAATATAATCTTGATATTGATAATGAAGGATGGGTTGATGTAGGTGATTTGTTAAATGCTCTTGAGAGTCGATTTGGATTATTAAAAGAAGAGGATATTGTAGCACTTATGCAACAGTCTGAGAAAGAAAGATATGAACTGAAAAATCATAGAATAAGAGCTTATTATGGACATTCTTTTTCAAAGAAAATTATGAAACAAAGGAACATCCCTCCAAAAGTATTGTATCATGGTACAGCAAGAAGATTTGTATCCTCTATTTTGACAACTGGTCTTCAACCTATGAGTAGACAGTATGTCCATTTATCACAGGATGTAGAAACGGCGAAACAAGTTGGAATGCGTCATGATACTCAACCTGTTATTCTTATGATTAACGCCCAATCTGCTTTTCAAGATGGTGTCGCATTTTATTTAGGTAATGAAAAAGTATGGTTATCAGAAACCATACCCCCACAATATATTGAAGAAAGAAAGCAGTAG
- a CDS encoding PD-(D/E)XK nuclease family transposase → MDEQVISFCTDYFFHYLLIHSPMVRLCIAEHLSGLELKTVDVINSERYPSHKDGKKYVLDITLKDHLGNLYNIEMQNGYISAAELARFQIYTMSMIDLQIQEGVQYQDMRKVHSLIIYTGNPIRNFEHLWHEVELIDGKYEKELYNGLIVMSFLQTKKMEEVSMELARSDFYQLMRLFEQEDNHKEEQTSEVAKEAVELYDRFISLEEYIYYKAIQRDRLWAESKIGEGTRKGFEQGLEKGLEQGIEQGIEKGIEQGKREENLKRACQLVKKKYRVDNLEWLKTCSSQQLDYLFDMIINDIDYIRFQEKVLKHK, encoded by the coding sequence ATGGATGAACAGGTTATTTCTTTTTGTACTGATTATTTTTTTCACTATCTTTTGATTCACAGTCCGATGGTGCGATTATGCATTGCTGAGCATTTATCGGGATTGGAATTGAAAACTGTTGATGTTATCAATTCTGAGAGGTATCCCTCTCATAAGGATGGCAAGAAATATGTCCTGGATATTACACTCAAGGATCATTTAGGAAATCTCTATAACATTGAGATGCAGAATGGCTATATCTCAGCAGCAGAGCTGGCGAGGTTTCAGATTTATACAATGAGTATGATAGATCTGCAGATACAGGAGGGAGTACAGTATCAGGATATGAGAAAGGTTCATTCTCTTATTATCTATACGGGAAATCCGATAAGGAATTTTGAACATCTCTGGCATGAGGTAGAACTGATTGATGGGAAGTATGAGAAGGAACTGTATAATGGACTGATTGTGATGAGTTTTTTACAGACTAAGAAAATGGAGGAGGTAAGTATGGAATTGGCAAGAAGTGATTTTTATCAGTTAATGAGATTGTTTGAGCAGGAGGATAATCATAAGGAGGAACAGACAAGTGAGGTAGCAAAGGAAGCAGTGGAACTCTATGATAGGTTTATCTCATTAGAGGAGTATATCTATTATAAAGCGATACAAAGGGATAGACTATGGGCAGAATCTAAGATAGGTGAGGGAACAAGAAAAGGGTTTGAACAAGGGCTTGAAAAAGGGCTTGAACAAGGAATTGAACAAGGAATTGAAAAGGGAATTGAACAAGGTAAAAGAGAAGAAAATTTGAAAAGAGCATGTCAGTTAGTTAAGAAGAAATACAGAGTAGACAACTTAGAATGGTTAAAAACATGCTCATCTCAACAATTAGATTATTTATTTGATATGATTATTAATGATATTGATTATATTCGTTTTCAAGAAAAAGTTTTAAAGCACAAATAA
- a CDS encoding IS3 family transposase, whose product MQERFKIIYEMSLKGRLDIQYMCQIAHVSRSGYYAYVKRLKYPSSKELQDHFDFQMIKAAYEYKSWKKGAKQIRMRIERDYGIIMNLKKIRRLMKKYNLVCPLRKRNPIKAMIKAQQSHRIYKNVINRDFLQGKSKKVLLTDITYLTYANGKRAYLSVIKDASTRMILSWQLSLTLDLRFVINTVNEILDFYKGELDLNVIIHSDQGVHYTSIAYQELLKGNGITQSMSRRGNCWDNAPQESFFAILKTESELHKCTSYEKLVNTIIEYIKYYNYDRPQWSLNRMTPYEYDRYLTKRRHLLLPSTYIKSQIIYA is encoded by the coding sequence GTGCAAGAAAGATTTAAGATTATTTATGAGATGTCATTAAAGGGAAGATTGGATATTCAGTATATGTGTCAAATAGCGCATGTATCACGCTCAGGATATTATGCATATGTAAAAAGATTAAAATATCCTTCATCTAAGGAGCTGCAAGATCATTTTGATTTCCAAATGATTAAAGCAGCATATGAATATAAATCATGGAAAAAAGGTGCAAAACAAATCAGGATGCGTATAGAGAGAGATTATGGAATTATTATGAATCTTAAGAAGATCCGTAGGTTAATGAAAAAATATAATCTTGTTTGTCCTCTAAGAAAAAGGAATCCAATAAAAGCAATGATAAAAGCTCAACAGAGTCATCGAATATATAAGAATGTAATAAATAGAGATTTTTTACAAGGCAAGTCTAAGAAAGTATTGTTAACAGATATTACTTATCTTACATATGCGAATGGTAAGAGAGCTTATCTATCAGTCATTAAAGATGCATCTACCAGGATGATCTTATCATGGCAATTATCATTAACACTGGATTTAAGATTCGTTATCAATACAGTAAATGAAATCCTAGATTTCTATAAAGGAGAATTAGATTTAAATGTCATTATCCATTCAGATCAAGGAGTTCATTATACAAGCATTGCATATCAGGAACTATTAAAAGGAAATGGGATAACCCAATCAATGTCAAGAAGAGGGAACTGTTGGGATAATGCGCCACAAGAATCATTTTTCGCTATATTAAAAACAGAAAGTGAATTACATAAATGTACAAGTTATGAGAAATTAGTGAATACAATTATTGAATATATAAAATATTACAATTATGACAGACCGCAATGGTCACTCAATAGAATGACACCATATGAATATGATAGGTACCTAACTAAGAGAAGACACTTATTATTACCATCAACTTATATCAAATCACAAATTATATATGCATAG
- a CDS encoding HTH domain-containing protein produces the protein MGRNYFTDEQIDEFKKNKYIKSITKANITFTKEFKQKFYGLLLDGIGPSHALSQLGINYRTLGKRRVDQLAHRIRIQAQREEGFDRKKGRHVGRPKKLTFDSPEEEIKYLKDQLEYQKQEIEFLKKLEALEKKYQ, from the coding sequence ATGGGAAGAAATTATTTTACTGATGAACAAATAGATGAATTCAAAAAAAATAAGTATATTAAAAGTATCACAAAAGCTAATATTACTTTTACTAAGGAATTCAAACAAAAATTTTATGGATTATTACTTGATGGGATTGGACCATCTCATGCATTATCTCAACTAGGAATTAATTATAGAACATTGGGAAAAAGAAGAGTTGATCAGTTGGCTCATCGTATAAGAATACAAGCACAACGTGAAGAAGGATTTGATAGAAAAAAGGGCAGGCATGTAGGCAGACCAAAGAAATTAACTTTTGATTCACCTGAAGAAGAAATTAAATACTTAAAGGATCAATTAGAATATCAAAAACAGGAGATTGAATTTCTAAAAAAGCTAGAAGCACTGGAAAAGAAATACCAATAG